The genomic window TGCTGTCGTCTGTTTCAGCTTCTTATTAGAATTTCTTTGAAGTATTTAGAAAGCACGGTCTTTGCCCGGTTTAAAAAATATATGTCGCAGGGTTTTGTGCCGCAAAAATTCACATCTAAAACCTCAGGAGAATATCTATATCCCTGAAGCACGTATTTGCTTGCTCCTGAAAGCCATTCACCTATCAATACAAAATCATTCGGTTCCAGTATCTTCTCATGCACCGTTGTTCTGAACTCGTAAATAATTTTCCCATTGGGCGTTCCATAGAGCAAAATAACTTCGGCGCTTTTTTGGACATTTAATATATCCCTTTCATCTAAGGTAAACAACCTGTACTTGCAAATCGGAGCCTTTATGTCCATCGCCACATAGTCAATCAGTTCTTCCTGAAGCAATTCTTTTAAAACATCAGGCCTTGAACCGTTGGTGTCCAGTTTTACCTTTAAGCCCAGAGTCTTTATTTCGGTTATAAATTCCTTTAAGCCCCTCCACAGCGTCGGTTCTCCGCCGGTTATGCACACCCCGTCTATCAGTTTTTTTCTCCTCTTGAGATAATTAATTACTTCTTCGGACGGACTTTTAGGTAACACTGAAGTCCTTCCCGAAAAACCGCTTTTGCTTCCTATTATTGAGCTGTTATGGCAATAGGGACACCGGAAATTACAACCGGAAACAAAAACTGTAGCGGCCACATTGCCCGGAAAGTCCACCACCGATACAGGCATAAAATCGCATATCATACAACATATTCCTTCCTGTCGGCAAATTCTTCTTTCTTGCCTTTATTCCAGCACTGCACCGGCCTGTAATATCCCACCACCCTGCTGTAAACCTCGCATTCTTTGCCGCAGTGAGGGCAGGAAAAATGCTCTCCTTCTATATAGCCGTGGACTGCGCAGACGGAAAACGTCGGCGTTATGGTGTAGTATGGTATGCGGAAATTTTCGGCCACTTTTTTCACCAGAGCTTTACATGTGCCAGCATCGCTAATTCTCTCCCCGAGAAAGGCGTGAAATACCGTTCCCCCCGTATACTTGCACTGGAGCTCTTCCTGATGTTCTAAAGCTGTGAAGACATCATCGGTAAAGTCTACCGGAAGCTGTGTCGAATTTGTATAATAAGGTTCGCCGTTGCCGCACGTTATTATATCCCCAAACATCTCCCTGTCTTTTTTGGCCAGACGGTATGACGCTCCCTCAGCAGGGGTAGCCTCCAGATTGTATAAAATCTCCGTCTCCTGCTGATATTGCTCCATTTTTTTCCTCATGAAGTCAAGGACCGAAAGGGCAAATTTTCTTCCCCTGTCGTCAGTTATACCACATCCCATAAAGTTTAAAAGTGCTTCATTCATGCCGACGAGGCCGATGGTGTTAAAATGATTCTGCCAGTACGCGCCAAATCTTTTATATATATCCCTCAGATAAAACCTGGCATAGGGATACAATCCCTCCTGCGTCATTTTCTCCAGGACCTTTCTCTTAATTTCAAGGCTTGTCCTGGCAATATCCATGAGTCTATCAAGTCTTGTAAAAAACTCATCTTCCGTCCCGGATAAATAACCTATCCTCGGCATATTTATGGTCACAACACCAATGGAGCCGGTGAGGGGATTGGCGCCAAAAAGACCTCCGCCCCTCTTTCTGAGTTCCCGGTTATCCAAACGCAGCCGGCAGCACATGCTGCGCACGTCATCGGGCTTCATGTCGCTATTTATGAAATTGGAGAAATACGGTAGGCCGTATTTTGCCGTCATCTCCATTATCCTGTCTACCACCGGGCTTTCCCAGTCAAACTCTTG from Biomaibacter acetigenes includes these protein-coding regions:
- a CDS encoding anaerobic ribonucleoside-triphosphate reductase activating protein — its product is MICDFMPVSVVDFPGNVAATVFVSGCNFRCPYCHNSSIIGSKSGFSGRTSVLPKSPSEEVINYLKRRKKLIDGVCITGGEPTLWRGLKEFITEIKTLGLKVKLDTNGSRPDVLKELLQEELIDYVAMDIKAPICKYRLFTLDERDILNVQKSAEVILLYGTPNGKIIYEFRTTVHEKILEPNDFVLIGEWLSGASKYVLQGYRYSPEVLDVNFCGTKPCDIYFLNRAKTVLSKYFKEILIRS
- a CDS encoding ribonucleoside triphosphate reductase, with translation MISLIVKRDGSLQKFEKEKIENAIFKAARAVGGNDREIAGNLADEVVKILEEKYRETTPTVESVQDIVEKVLIERGHARTAKAYILYRKQHQDIREFKKAFLDIEDTIDQYIGKSDWRINENSNMGFSLQGLNNHISTAVISKYWLNKIYPEEVRAAHISGDFHIHDLGLLSVYCCGWDLADLLVSGFTGVEGKVASRPPKHFRTALGQIVNFFYTLQGEAAGAQALSNFDTYLAPFIYYDGLNYKEVKQALQEFIFNLNVPTRVGFQTPFVNITMDLVVPKMMAKEPAIVGGRFMDKTYGDFQKEMDMLNEAFAEVMMEGDANGRIFTFPIPTYNITQEFDWESPVVDRIMEMTAKYGLPYFSNFINSDMKPDDVRSMCCRLRLDNRELRKRGGGLFGANPLTGSIGVVTINMPRIGYLSGTEDEFFTRLDRLMDIARTSLEIKRKVLEKMTQEGLYPYARFYLRDIYKRFGAYWQNHFNTIGLVGMNEALLNFMGCGITDDRGRKFALSVLDFMRKKMEQYQQETEILYNLEATPAEGASYRLAKKDREMFGDIITCGNGEPYYTNSTQLPVDFTDDVFTALEHQEELQCKYTGGTVFHAFLGERISDAGTCKALVKKVAENFRIPYYTITPTFSVCAVHGYIEGEHFSCPHCGKECEVYSRVVGYYRPVQCWNKGKKEEFADRKEYVV